In Roseobacter fucihabitans, one genomic interval encodes:
- a CDS encoding IS30 family transposase, producing MRRPYRKLSLDERRILATMLQAKATKTKIAEVLGRDRSTIHREIKRNWWHDDEIPQADGYWHVTAQTLADQRHLKRRKLEQYEDLRNEVIGKLKTGWSPEQIAGRLRIEPRAPYRICHETIYQYVYSESGQSQELGRYLPERQRKRKPRYARKARDRVFPLETSIHNRPDEINDRSQFGNWEGDLMIFERAQGNANIATLIERKTRYTLLLRNNDRKSRPLMNKMINEMSPLPANARRSITFDRGFEFTSWRELHKGMGTKSWFCDPQAPWQKGSVENMNKRVRRYLPRDTALLSLPNRYMKSICDRLNATPRKCLGYRTPAEAFRDELMKLERR from the coding sequence ATGAGACGACCCTACCGCAAATTGAGCCTAGATGAACGCCGAATCTTGGCGACGATGCTTCAGGCGAAAGCCACGAAGACGAAGATCGCTGAGGTGCTTGGCCGTGATCGTTCAACGATCCATCGAGAGATTAAGCGCAACTGGTGGCATGATGATGAGATTCCTCAAGCCGATGGGTATTGGCATGTGACTGCGCAGACGCTCGCGGACCAGCGCCATCTTAAGCGCCGCAAATTGGAGCAATATGAGGACCTGCGCAATGAAGTGATCGGCAAGTTGAAGACTGGCTGGTCCCCTGAACAGATTGCTGGGCGGCTGAGGATTGAACCACGCGCGCCATACCGGATTTGCCACGAGACCATCTATCAATACGTCTATTCTGAAAGCGGCCAGTCTCAGGAACTGGGCCGGTATCTGCCTGAGCGACAAAGAAAGCGTAAACCACGCTACGCTCGCAAAGCCCGTGACCGTGTGTTTCCGTTAGAAACAAGCATTCATAACCGACCCGATGAGATCAATGACCGCAGCCAATTCGGCAACTGGGAGGGCGATTTGATGATCTTTGAACGCGCGCAAGGCAACGCCAATATCGCCACGTTGATCGAGCGAAAGACTCGCTACACCCTGCTGCTCAGGAACAACGACCGCAAGTCGCGACCTCTTATGAATAAAATGATCAACGAGATGTCACCCCTGCCCGCAAATGCGCGCCGCAGCATCACGTTTGATCGCGGCTTTGAGTTCACATCCTGGCGGGAATTGCACAAAGGCATGGGCACCAAATCTTGGTTCTGCGATCCGCAAGCGCCGTGGCAGAAAGGCTCTGTCGAGAACATGAACAAACGGGTGCGCCGTTACCTGCCACGGGACACTGCTCTGCTGTCGCTCCCAAATCGATATATGAAGTCGATTTGCGACCGACTGAACGCGACACCGCGCAAATGTTTGGGGTATCGGACGCCTGCTGAGGCCTTCAGAGATGAACTGATGAAGTTGGAGCGACGATGA
- a CDS encoding RcgA family putative transporter, whose protein sequence is MSLRAWAVVRFAFELFLKSSKAHDRMRKVTQESAKEARKSLIKNGKFFVAPQHDQGTFKQVFARLAASGAGRPVDPNGFPDGPWTPEKLTDAITAIEENVKGVELRAVQTWFQDNDNGISDDNIRWLARIFGCDDPEEVSKWQAELKASKDRLTSQRREKKRLNGFSAVLETEPLRIAMPQVSEPSNFVVSTSAAIPTDDGHRRAKSLPEKCEWMLSGSGSMNLLIAYWLVFCGLGLLNYVLNTLSVTYSPVGGLDKQVGFIWAPTLTVLPLVALPAFIFYVSDLNTYWKRVGRFKCTADDVISINSESNEAWYAKVNDFSFSFWAIASFCFLFVFGFQWAGIYMPAYLSGDTNGVQIDRYLVALVRPEVISVGEAMALSFIGYLYTASYIAIFMLGLLFLVIIVLDYYDLCTTADLEGSTADTNQIRKEGQKIVWGGFRIAVFALWLASLVKLQITYLSSDSPDFVNWVRTDALSVFDGTSTRNGWLENTSISHFTTFLMMVVTVTIFVVCALKIQTVFERLSVYDHDYPFSRDQLAIVKMLAVIGLLSFNLVLVGRFTGFSLLVAVSTLASLYVLSGPRLRTF, encoded by the coding sequence GTGAGTTTGCGCGCCTGGGCGGTAGTCCGCTTCGCCTTTGAGTTGTTCTTAAAAAGCTCGAAAGCGCACGATAGAATGCGCAAAGTAACGCAGGAAAGCGCAAAAGAGGCGCGTAAATCGTTGATAAAAAATGGTAAGTTTTTTGTCGCACCGCAGCATGACCAAGGTACCTTTAAGCAGGTTTTTGCTCGTTTGGCGGCGTCTGGCGCGGGACGGCCAGTAGATCCGAATGGTTTCCCGGACGGACCGTGGACACCTGAAAAACTCACAGATGCCATTACTGCTATTGAAGAGAACGTCAAAGGTGTCGAACTTCGTGCGGTCCAGACGTGGTTTCAGGACAACGACAATGGGATCAGTGATGATAATATTCGCTGGCTCGCTCGGATCTTTGGATGTGACGACCCCGAAGAAGTAAGCAAATGGCAGGCGGAGCTTAAGGCATCAAAGGATCGCCTAACCAGCCAACGACGTGAGAAAAAGCGTTTGAACGGTTTTTCCGCGGTTTTAGAAACCGAACCATTGCGCATCGCCATGCCACAGGTGTCGGAGCCGTCAAATTTTGTCGTCAGCACGAGTGCTGCAATCCCAACCGATGACGGCCATCGCAGAGCGAAATCCCTCCCTGAAAAGTGCGAATGGATGCTTAGCGGCTCAGGATCAATGAACCTGTTGATCGCATATTGGCTGGTTTTCTGTGGATTGGGTTTGCTCAATTATGTACTGAACACGTTGAGTGTCACATACAGCCCCGTCGGTGGACTGGACAAACAAGTCGGCTTTATTTGGGCACCAACACTCACTGTGCTGCCTCTGGTCGCCCTGCCTGCGTTCATTTTCTACGTGAGCGATTTGAACACTTACTGGAAGCGTGTCGGCCGGTTCAAATGCACAGCGGACGATGTGATTTCAATCAATTCCGAGAGCAACGAAGCATGGTACGCCAAAGTCAACGATTTCTCTTTCTCTTTCTGGGCAATTGCTTCGTTCTGCTTCCTATTCGTTTTCGGGTTCCAGTGGGCTGGTATCTACATGCCTGCTTATCTTTCCGGCGACACCAATGGCGTCCAGATTGATAGATACCTGGTCGCACTGGTGCGTCCCGAAGTCATTTCCGTAGGAGAGGCCATGGCTTTGTCATTCATTGGCTATCTCTACACGGCGTCGTATATCGCGATCTTCATGTTGGGATTGCTGTTCTTGGTAATTATCGTCCTAGATTACTATGATCTCTGCACGACCGCAGACCTTGAAGGAAGCACTGCGGATACGAACCAAATCCGAAAAGAAGGGCAAAAGATCGTATGGGGCGGTTTCCGCATAGCTGTTTTTGCGCTGTGGCTTGCATCGCTGGTCAAGCTACAAATCACCTATCTGTCCTCCGACAGTCCAGACTTCGTGAATTGGGTGCGTACCGATGCGCTGAGTGTTTTTGATGGGACGAGCACTCGCAACGGGTGGTTGGAAAACACCTCTATTAGCCATTTCACCACATTCCTTATGATGGTGGTTACAGTGACAATCTTCGTTGTTTGTGCGCTAAAAATTCAGACTGTCTTTGAGCGTCTGTCTGTCTATGATCATGATTACCCTTTTTCCCGTGACCAGCTTGCAATCGTGAAGATGCTTGCCGTCATTGGGCTGCTATCCTTCAACTTGGTACTTGTGGGACGGTTTACCGGATTCTCTCTTCTCGTTGCGGTCAGTACCTTGGCGTCGCTGTACGTACTATCTGGCCCCAGATTGCGAACATTTTAG
- a CDS encoding alpha/beta fold hydrolase, protein MEQAKFYSDIAEGPASGNAYWIETDDGVRLRVGAYQSEVKAKGTILLMLGRFGYVERYGRVAKTFAENGFSTAIIDWRSQGLSDRMASDPQAGHIESFSDYQKDVAALLKAAEELELPKPYFLVGVSMGACIGFRAMLDGLPVAASAFISPMFGIKMSTIQRIAAWPLSWAFQKLGIGQNYVPGESGEIYILETPFENNNLTHNNAMYEYWVKQAQAAPELQIGGPTMSWLYEALAECRRLSTVPSPNIPCITFCGELDQLVDNASIKRRVAKWPNAEFSMIRNAKHDVLTEIPEVGGDVMTQIFDFFAKASAEAMP, encoded by the coding sequence ATGGAACAAGCAAAATTCTATAGTGATATCGCAGAAGGACCTGCATCGGGCAACGCCTACTGGATCGAAACCGACGATGGTGTTCGCCTTCGAGTTGGGGCTTACCAGTCCGAGGTCAAGGCCAAGGGCACGATCCTGCTGATGCTTGGCAGGTTTGGGTATGTCGAGAGATACGGGCGGGTCGCGAAAACCTTCGCAGAGAATGGTTTTTCAACCGCGATCATAGACTGGCGTAGCCAGGGGTTGTCCGACCGAATGGCGTCTGATCCACAAGCCGGACACATTGAGAGTTTTTCTGACTATCAAAAAGATGTAGCGGCGTTGCTCAAAGCCGCTGAAGAACTAGAATTGCCAAAGCCGTATTTCTTGGTCGGCGTGTCTATGGGTGCCTGTATCGGTTTTCGCGCAATGCTTGACGGACTTCCTGTTGCAGCATCGGCTTTCATTTCTCCTATGTTCGGCATCAAGATGTCCACAATTCAGCGCATCGCCGCTTGGCCTCTTTCGTGGGCATTCCAAAAATTGGGAATTGGCCAGAATTACGTACCCGGGGAAAGTGGCGAGATTTATATCTTGGAAACGCCCTTCGAAAACAACAATCTCACGCACAATAATGCAATGTACGAATATTGGGTCAAGCAAGCCCAGGCTGCGCCTGAGCTTCAGATTGGCGGACCAACAATGTCATGGCTTTATGAAGCGCTCGCAGAATGCCGGAGGCTTTCAACAGTTCCCTCCCCCAACATCCCATGCATCACGTTTTGCGGCGAACTCGATCAGCTCGTAGATAACGCTTCGATCAAGCGCCGCGTGGCGAAATGGCCAAATGCTGAGTTTTCTATGATACGAAATGCTAAGCATGACGTGTTGACCGAGATCCCCGAGGTGGGCGGCGACGTGATGACGCAGATTTTCGATTTCTTTGCAAAAGCGAGTGCTGAAGCAATGCCGTAG
- a CDS encoding DEAD/DEAH box helicase, giving the protein MKEKMPPSPEIDLSAPGLAFTSLLRLVKPSKIRSFLADEMVEILDGLEPGFSSSSKLTGLAIDTLDPAEVLLDAASRSIAISLMPLKKARELCIKLGGIPGRDPFEEASTLASKEKNIPALLSFFGVVDDPTAPAAQLPGTDTAFVGYGLFEHQRRAAKQTELVLSEPPHRGVLHMPTGAGKTRTGMHLLASHLRQFEPTLVIWLAQSIELLDQAADEFQKSWSQLGNRQVELYRFWGNKKVDFAEARDGLVVAGLSKMAALEKRAVNEFLQLADRASLIVIDEAHQAIAPTYRSVLTGLATKRPSTRLLGLTATPGRTWADLERDEELSSFFCGQKVMLEVEGHPDPVTYLMDEGYLARPAFHNLNINAGLDLSEEDFADLSAAIDVPGKMLERLGKSTQRNLKIIATCEELVTRHSRVIVFAPSVANARMLAAIMLARGTEALVVTGESAPSHREQAIRRFKSQAPHPIVMFNYGVLTTGFDAPKTSAAVIARPTKSLVLYSQMVGRATRGKKAGGNEKSEIVTVTDTDMQGFGDVAEAFCNWEDVWNEQSD; this is encoded by the coding sequence TTGAAAGAAAAAATGCCGCCGTCGCCAGAAATTGATCTTAGTGCTCCTGGCCTAGCCTTCACTTCATTGCTGAGATTGGTAAAGCCTTCGAAGATTCGAAGTTTTCTTGCCGATGAGATGGTAGAGATATTAGATGGGCTTGAGCCAGGATTTAGCAGTTCAAGTAAGCTGACAGGACTCGCAATCGACACGCTTGACCCGGCCGAGGTGCTGTTGGATGCTGCAAGCCGGTCAATTGCAATATCATTGATGCCGCTAAAGAAAGCACGTGAACTGTGCATCAAGCTTGGTGGCATACCGGGTAGGGATCCATTTGAAGAGGCCTCCACATTAGCTTCAAAAGAAAAGAACATTCCTGCCCTGCTCTCTTTCTTTGGCGTCGTGGACGATCCGACCGCACCTGCCGCACAATTGCCAGGGACCGACACCGCCTTTGTTGGATATGGCCTTTTTGAACACCAACGAAGAGCTGCAAAGCAAACTGAACTGGTGCTTTCCGAGCCTCCTCACAGGGGTGTCCTGCATATGCCGACCGGTGCTGGAAAAACTCGGACCGGCATGCATCTTCTGGCGTCCCATTTGAGGCAATTTGAGCCGACGCTCGTTATTTGGTTAGCACAGAGTATCGAGTTACTTGATCAAGCAGCCGACGAATTCCAAAAGAGCTGGAGTCAGCTCGGCAACAGACAAGTTGAACTGTATCGTTTCTGGGGAAACAAGAAGGTTGATTTTGCGGAGGCAAGGGATGGGCTAGTCGTCGCCGGTCTCAGTAAAATGGCAGCGCTCGAAAAGCGAGCAGTGAACGAGTTCTTGCAATTGGCCGATCGAGCCTCCTTGATCGTCATAGACGAAGCTCACCAAGCGATTGCCCCGACCTACCGTTCAGTGCTTACGGGACTCGCCACGAAACGCCCATCTACCCGACTGCTCGGTCTGACAGCAACCCCGGGACGGACTTGGGCTGATCTTGAACGCGACGAAGAGCTTTCAAGCTTTTTTTGTGGTCAAAAAGTCATGCTAGAAGTCGAAGGCCACCCAGACCCTGTCACTTATCTCATGGATGAAGGTTATCTCGCCCGGCCAGCTTTTCATAACTTGAACATAAATGCTGGCTTGGATTTATCTGAAGAAGACTTTGCTGACTTGTCAGCTGCGATCGACGTGCCCGGAAAGATGCTTGAGCGGTTGGGCAAGAGTACGCAAAGAAACCTTAAGATCATTGCCACATGCGAAGAACTTGTCACTCGCCACAGCCGAGTGATTGTATTTGCCCCCTCAGTGGCAAACGCTCGAATGCTAGCCGCAATAATGCTGGCCAGAGGTACTGAAGCGCTTGTTGTGACGGGTGAATCCGCGCCTTCTCATCGTGAACAGGCTATTCGACGCTTCAAGAGCCAGGCACCACATCCTATAGTGATGTTCAACTATGGAGTGCTCACAACCGGCTTTGATGCTCCAAAAACGAGCGCAGCTGTTATTGCGCGTCCAACCAAGTCTTTGGTTCTCTACAGTCAAATGGTTGGCCGAGCGACACGTGGTAAGAAGGCTGGAGGCAACGAGAAGTCGGAGATTGTTACGGTGACCGACACGGATATGCAGGGCTTCGGTGACGTGGCCGAAGCGTTTTGTAACTGGGAAGATGTTTGGAATGAACAAAGTGATTGA
- a CDS encoding ATP-binding protein, translated as MNKVIEQKEIEDDAGFIIPPDLAVKAMRDSGYRNTAYALAELIDNSIQAEASEVELVCVEKYEQVNSHQRLRLQEIGTIDNGKGMSAETLSIALQFGNGTHLEDRAGIGRFGMGLPNSSISQCRRLDVWTWTNGPDNAIHSYLDVGEIQGRTLKKVPPPTPSPVPEKWRKRSEILKTSGTLVVWSDFEEYRLTWRGGEATLRNTEAIIGRMYRKFINDGRVTIHLVRVEDEGSNQRRHAVVNDPLYLMPNSSTPDPFDKEPMFQRWGESDEEFSIDYGGKKHKVFVRFSWAKPETVPSDGLNRGAKPYGKHAMKNLGLSIVREGRELDLDTSWTNSYDPTERWWGAEVEFPASLDEIFGVTNNKQSATIFSQLAQYDWTTDAEDGESRSSFIERSVADGDPRALLIEIVEHIREQITQLRKRTEQQTKGTRGTGGRKRHEEPGVEDMVTSKFRQRAEEGHETPTDSEEFDDEDRDSYEDDLKTDKHYPDDVAKSIADAILTRNRKVAFLEKAMEGYAFFNVESVQGGITNIVFNSNHPFFDQLVKALNPDTEDDTEKELLDRVHMASDTLRTVFSAWARYELEEIRHKQRLADMRQEWGKMTRFFLEDGEED; from the coding sequence ATGAACAAAGTGATTGAGCAAAAAGAAATCGAAGACGACGCCGGCTTCATTATCCCGCCTGACCTTGCGGTGAAAGCAATGCGTGACAGCGGATACCGCAATACAGCTTATGCACTTGCCGAACTGATAGACAATTCCATTCAGGCCGAGGCTTCTGAAGTCGAACTCGTCTGTGTGGAAAAATACGAACAGGTCAACTCTCATCAGCGCCTTCGCCTTCAGGAAATCGGAACGATCGACAACGGTAAGGGTATGTCGGCCGAAACGCTTTCGATCGCTCTGCAATTTGGCAACGGGACCCATCTAGAAGACCGAGCGGGCATTGGTCGGTTTGGAATGGGCCTTCCGAATTCGTCCATTTCTCAATGCCGAAGACTTGATGTTTGGACTTGGACAAACGGACCTGACAATGCCATCCACTCCTACCTTGATGTAGGCGAAATCCAAGGCCGAACGCTAAAGAAAGTTCCACCCCCTACCCCATCGCCGGTTCCAGAAAAATGGCGTAAAAGGTCTGAAATTCTGAAAACGTCCGGGACGCTCGTTGTGTGGTCCGATTTTGAGGAGTACCGTCTGACTTGGCGTGGTGGGGAAGCGACACTGAGGAACACCGAAGCCATTATTGGCCGAATGTATCGGAAGTTCATCAATGACGGTCGAGTGACTATCCATCTCGTGCGAGTGGAGGATGAAGGGTCAAACCAGCGCCGGCATGCCGTCGTTAACGATCCCCTCTATTTGATGCCAAACTCCTCGACACCAGACCCATTTGACAAAGAACCAATGTTTCAGCGGTGGGGTGAGAGCGATGAGGAATTCTCCATCGACTATGGAGGAAAGAAACATAAGGTCTTTGTTCGGTTCAGTTGGGCCAAACCCGAGACAGTGCCATCTGATGGCCTGAATCGTGGTGCGAAACCTTACGGTAAGCACGCGATGAAAAACCTTGGACTATCCATTGTGCGCGAGGGTCGCGAGCTGGACCTCGATACTTCATGGACCAATAGTTACGATCCTACCGAACGCTGGTGGGGTGCAGAAGTGGAGTTTCCTGCGTCACTTGACGAAATTTTCGGTGTCACCAACAACAAGCAAAGCGCGACCATCTTCTCTCAACTTGCGCAATATGATTGGACCACCGACGCCGAAGATGGTGAGAGTAGATCTTCCTTCATCGAAAGATCGGTTGCCGATGGTGATCCGCGCGCATTGCTCATCGAGATTGTTGAACACATTCGCGAACAGATTACTCAATTGCGAAAGCGCACCGAACAACAAACGAAGGGAACACGTGGGACTGGTGGTCGGAAAAGACACGAGGAGCCTGGCGTTGAAGACATGGTGACATCGAAATTCCGCCAACGCGCGGAAGAAGGCCATGAAACACCCACAGATTCCGAGGAGTTCGATGACGAAGATCGCGACTCCTATGAGGATGACCTTAAGACGGACAAACATTATCCTGATGACGTTGCGAAGAGCATCGCTGATGCGATTCTCACTCGGAACCGTAAGGTCGCTTTCTTGGAAAAAGCGATGGAAGGCTATGCATTCTTCAATGTCGAGAGCGTCCAAGGGGGGATCACAAATATCGTGTTCAATTCCAACCACCCATTCTTCGACCAACTTGTGAAGGCATTAAATCCTGATACGGAAGATGACACTGAAAAGGAGCTTTTGGATCGCGTCCATATGGCGTCAGATACGCTTCGCACAGTTTTTTCGGCTTGGGCGCGGTACGAGCTTGAAGAAATCCGCCACAAGCAACGACTGGCGGACATGCGACAGGAGTGGGGAAAAATGACCAGGTTCTTTCTCGAAGATGGTGAGGAAGACTGA
- a CDS encoding phospholipase D family protein, with protein sequence MNPKILGTDLENLISTAQHHVVFVAPFIKKDALRRALAAIPEGVQKIDCVTRWRPEDIVDGVCDLEIYDVIEGTSRARLWRQTDLHAKYFRSDKRCLVGSANLTGKALGWRLPSNLELLVELESGFPGLREWENNLFEESTVVTPELRDDIAKKVEELKVERPPRRSVDVETDADPDNKWMPMCPSPEKLFGVYSGTIDAGKMVQSAYDLACRDLVTLGPPSGFTEASFKSFVGKRLKNLDVIGKVNAASELGLTDTQAALMLFDYIDPLFEIDAGDVWKILKRWMMYFYPEDFRVEVGQEVLVKSRQINFK encoded by the coding sequence ATGAACCCCAAGATATTGGGGACCGACCTCGAAAACCTCATTTCCACGGCACAGCATCACGTGGTCTTCGTCGCGCCATTCATCAAAAAGGATGCCTTGCGCAGAGCTTTGGCGGCAATTCCTGAAGGCGTGCAAAAGATTGATTGCGTCACGCGTTGGCGTCCGGAAGATATCGTCGACGGAGTGTGTGACTTGGAAATCTATGACGTCATCGAGGGTACAAGTCGGGCTCGTCTTTGGAGACAAACGGACCTTCACGCTAAGTACTTTCGGAGTGATAAACGTTGCCTCGTAGGGTCGGCAAACCTCACGGGCAAAGCGCTGGGATGGCGTCTCCCAAGCAATCTTGAGCTTCTTGTTGAACTCGAAAGCGGCTTTCCAGGACTAAGGGAGTGGGAGAACAACCTCTTCGAGGAAAGCACCGTTGTTACCCCGGAGCTTCGTGATGATATAGCCAAGAAAGTGGAAGAACTCAAAGTAGAACGGCCGCCACGGCGGTCAGTTGATGTAGAAACCGACGCTGACCCAGATAACAAATGGATGCCCATGTGTCCGAGCCCCGAAAAACTGTTTGGTGTTTACTCTGGCACGATCGATGCGGGTAAAATGGTGCAGTCAGCATATGATCTGGCGTGTCGAGATCTGGTGACGCTTGGCCCCCCTTCCGGGTTCACGGAGGCTTCCTTCAAATCCTTTGTTGGCAAGCGATTGAAGAACCTGGATGTGATTGGAAAAGTCAATGCGGCCAGCGAATTGGGTCTGACCGATACGCAAGCAGCGCTGATGCTCTTTGATTACATTGATCCATTATTCGAGATCGATGCTGGCGACGTTTGGAAGATTTTGAAACGCTGGATGATGTACTTCTACCCTGAAGACTTTCGAGTTGAAGTTGGGCAGGAAGTTTTGGTCAAGAGCCGCCAGATCAATTTCAAATAA
- a CDS encoding DGQHR domain-containing protein translates to MTKPTELVLPALRGIMGDWIYYTCLVSIDQIAGRISFAKDIHKIEKLSQMIQRDLNKGRIDQISSYLRNQDERFFNSLVVATYGGQPNWNPIDSLNSNSSADFVEHMTEETINSVGFLSLSGKEKLFAIDGQHRLAGIKKAVQDGLDQDPPDDLSVIFVAHKKSPEGLQRTRRLFTTLNKTAKPVSKGDIIALDEDDIMAITVRRLIEESSFFGEDKIAFVASNNLPATNFTSLTTIGNLYDTLLNLFTKFDTELKKRKAELQVRRPSDKSLNEYYELAIEYFELLGENFPALQEFFDASVPKNAVKKHRGNHGGNALYRPLGLAVLTEIIAKLSHEYELRDAVELAASLPTTLSEPPFLGLMWDPSSKRIVGSNMVTLREVLLYMVGESKYSDPVLLARYRTSLGDEDAELPDQVI, encoded by the coding sequence ATGACCAAACCGACTGAATTGGTGCTTCCCGCTCTTCGGGGGATCATGGGCGATTGGATTTATTACACATGTCTCGTGAGTATCGATCAAATAGCAGGACGCATTTCATTTGCGAAGGATATCCACAAGATTGAGAAATTGTCTCAGATGATTCAGCGTGATCTCAACAAAGGTCGGATTGATCAGATTTCTAGCTATTTGCGGAACCAAGACGAGCGTTTTTTCAATTCGTTGGTTGTTGCTACGTACGGGGGACAGCCAAATTGGAACCCTATAGATAGCCTAAACAGCAATTCAAGCGCGGATTTCGTTGAACATATGACTGAAGAGACCATCAATTCAGTTGGATTCCTTTCGTTATCTGGGAAAGAAAAGTTGTTTGCTATCGACGGCCAACATCGTTTGGCTGGTATCAAAAAGGCCGTTCAAGACGGGCTTGACCAAGATCCTCCCGACGATTTATCCGTGATCTTTGTTGCGCACAAAAAGTCTCCAGAAGGACTCCAACGCACTAGGCGTCTCTTTACAACTCTGAACAAGACCGCGAAGCCAGTTTCGAAAGGCGATATCATAGCCTTGGACGAAGATGATATTATGGCCATCACCGTTCGTCGATTGATTGAGGAATCAAGCTTCTTTGGCGAAGATAAAATCGCATTCGTTGCTTCAAACAACTTGCCAGCTACAAATTTTACGAGTCTCACAACGATTGGTAACCTGTACGATACTTTGTTGAACCTATTTACGAAGTTCGACACCGAACTAAAGAAGCGCAAAGCTGAACTTCAAGTTCGGCGTCCTAGCGACAAGTCCCTCAACGAGTACTATGAGTTGGCAATTGAATACTTTGAGCTGTTAGGCGAGAATTTTCCCGCGCTACAAGAATTTTTCGATGCCAGTGTTCCAAAGAACGCTGTTAAGAAGCATCGAGGGAACCACGGTGGAAACGCACTATACAGACCGCTAGGCTTAGCCGTTCTTACCGAAATAATAGCAAAACTATCCCATGAATATGAACTTCGGGATGCGGTCGAACTTGCAGCTTCGCTCCCAACGACGCTGTCCGAACCTCCCTTTCTGGGTCTAATGTGGGACCCATCATCCAAACGGATTGTTGGCAGCAACATGGTCACTCTCCGCGAAGTACTTCTCTATATGGTTGGGGAGTCAAAATACTCTGATCCGGTACTTCTTGCCAGATACCGAACGAGTCTAGGCGACGAAGACGCAGAACTGCCAGATCAAGTTATTTGA